A single window of Oreochromis aureus strain Israel breed Guangdong linkage group 5, ZZ_aureus, whole genome shotgun sequence DNA harbors:
- the LOC116313655 gene encoding metacaspase-1-like isoform X1 translates to MERRMRTEQRWNKSRLNSHHTLPLLPVIAVMNDFNLVYIILGIIFWCCFFTCSCLCRSAANPNSEVANATQTLVTATPQQYPQRYPQYPITIPGPSQSYQRVPYQAVPGYPGYPAMPGNPAVPMTTPLNHEQPLTPPPSYQDAIGPAYPLQPINQSSSQPEYHSKPPAQPQPNALTDSSDFLASSAHNQEFVLPYRLDT, encoded by the exons atggagaggagaatgaggacagaacagagatggaacaagagcag gttGAACTCCCATCATACACTTCCACTTCTCCCTGTTATTGCTGTCATGAATGACTTTAACTTAGTCTACATTATACTCGGCATCATCTTCTGGTGCTGTTTCTTCACCTGTAGCTGTCTGTGCAGGAGCGCTGCTAATCCAAACT CTGAGGTGGCTAATGCTACCCAAACCTTGGTCACCGCCACGCCTCAGCAGTACCCACAGCGGTACCCTCAGTACCCAATTACAATACCTGGGCCCTCACAGTCCTATCAGAGAGTCCCCTACCAGGCAGTACCAGGGTACCCTGGTTACCCAGCTATGCCTGGCAATCCAGCTGTGCCCATGACCACACCACTCAACCATGAACAGCCATTAACACCACCACCATCGTATCAGGACGCAA TTGGTCCCGCCTATCCTCTGCAACCAATCAACCAATCTTCCAGCCAGCCAGAGTACCATTCGAAGCCTCCAGCCCAGCCGCAGCCCAATGCTCTAACTGACAGCTCAGACTTCCTCGCCAGCTCGGCACACAACCAGGAATTTGTTCTACCCTATAGGCTGGATACTTAG
- the LOC116313655 gene encoding metacaspase-1-like isoform X2 gives MNDFNLVYIILGIIFWCCFFTCSCLCRSAANPNSEVANATQTLVTATPQQYPQRYPQYPITIPGPSQSYQRVPYQAVPGYPGYPAMPGNPAVPMTTPLNHEQPLTPPPSYQDAIGPAYPLQPINQSSSQPEYHSKPPAQPQPNALTDSSDFLASSAHNQEFVLPYRLDT, from the exons ATGAATGACTTTAACTTAGTCTACATTATACTCGGCATCATCTTCTGGTGCTGTTTCTTCACCTGTAGCTGTCTGTGCAGGAGCGCTGCTAATCCAAACT CTGAGGTGGCTAATGCTACCCAAACCTTGGTCACCGCCACGCCTCAGCAGTACCCACAGCGGTACCCTCAGTACCCAATTACAATACCTGGGCCCTCACAGTCCTATCAGAGAGTCCCCTACCAGGCAGTACCAGGGTACCCTGGTTACCCAGCTATGCCTGGCAATCCAGCTGTGCCCATGACCACACCACTCAACCATGAACAGCCATTAACACCACCACCATCGTATCAGGACGCAA TTGGTCCCGCCTATCCTCTGCAACCAATCAACCAATCTTCCAGCCAGCCAGAGTACCATTCGAAGCCTCCAGCCCAGCCGCAGCCCAATGCTCTAACTGACAGCTCAGACTTCCTCGCCAGCTCGGCACACAACCAGGAATTTGTTCTACCCTATAGGCTGGATACTTAG